The DNA sequence TACAGCTCGATGAAGCTCTCCGCGGTCGCGTCCAGGTACAGCGCGTGCGTCGGGTCGGCCAGGACCTGCCGGGCGTGCCGGACCAGCCGCACGGCCAGGTGCGTCTTGCCGGTGCCGTAGTCGCCCAGCACGGCCACCACGGTGCCGGTGCGGTCGCGGCCGGCGCGGGCGGGCGGCGCGTCGAGGTAGGCCGTCAGGTGCGCGAGCGCCTGCCGCGTCGCGTCGGTGGTGATCGCCACGTCGACCGCGTCCGGGTCGGCGTCGAAGTCCGTGATCCGGGCGACCGCCATCGGCGAGAAGGGGTTCTTCCGCGAGGGCGGGAGATCGCTGCGGTCGCTCATGGCCCATTCACCGGTCCATTCCGGGACTTGGTGTTCAGGAACGCCCTGATGTCCTCGACGGTCACCAGGTCGGCCTCGGAGTAGCCTAGTCCCGTCGCACGTTTGTGTTCGTAAGTGCCGTGCAGGAACCTCTGCAACATCGCGATCGATTGGCAGTGCTTGGCCACCAATTCGATCGCGTCATCACTCATCCGCGGATACGTTCCCGCCGCCGCGTGACGAGTCAACCGGTCTTCGGCGAATCGCTGCGCGTCACCGGGGTCGAGCGGGCCGACGTGCATCGTGATCGGCGGTACCCACGGTTCCAGTTGCCGCACCACGTCGGCCACCTCGTCCGTGCCCAGGTACGCCGATTCGGCCAGGAACAGCACTTTCGCGCTGTTGAGCGTCCGCGCGTACCGGATCACCTCGTCCACCAGCTCGTTCGGGCTGGGCAGGAGCACGACCAGCGCGACGTCCTCGCGCAGCGCCCGGCCCAGGCGCGGGAACACGCGGCCCGGCACGTCCCGGACGGCCTCCAGCCGCTGCTCGCTGTCCTGGCGCAACGCCCCGGCGTCCACGAGCAGGTCGAACATCCGGTCGCACACCTCGGCGGTGCGCTCGTCGATGGAGAGCTCCCGGTCGGTCGGCAGGCAGCCGGTCAGGTCCAGCACGACCCCGCGCACGTCACGCCGCCGCAGCTCGCCGACGACCCAGTCGGCGCACCGGTTGACCAGCGCGGTCTTGCCGCAGCCCGACTCGCCGGTGAC is a window from the Saccharothrix saharensis genome containing:
- a CDS encoding ATP-binding protein; protein product: MSAPRVNPFPLPGWESTPMRPLSPWHRPAHRDYYVPVDGGEDAFDHFRDAMGDLAVMLEYGRLALVTGESGCGKTALVNRCADWVVGELRRRDVRGVVLDLTGCLPTDRELSIDERTAEVCDRMFDLLVDAGALRQDSEQRLEAVRDVPGRVFPRLGRALREDVALVVLLPSPNELVDEVIRYARTLNSAKVLFLAESAYLGTDEVADVVRQLEPWVPPITMHVGPLDPGDAQRFAEDRLTRHAAAGTYPRMSDDAIELVAKHCQSIAMLQRFLHGTYEHKRATGLGYSEADLVTVEDIRAFLNTKSRNGPVNGP